From the Rhizobium sp. ARZ01 genome, the window TTCCCAGCGGGCTTGAAAAGTAGTTAACAGTACTCCACTTGAGGGTGGAAAAAGAGGGCCGGACTAAGCGCAACAGGGCGCCCGGCATCAGCTCCCGGCAACGGGAAGTTGGAAAGGACATGACATGACGAAGAAAACGTCTGGCGCGCACGAAAGCTTGGCTTTCCCGGTTCTGCCGCTGCGCGATATCGTGGTGTTCCCGCACATGATCGTGCCGCTGTTCGTTGGCCGCGAGAAGTCCATCCGCGCGCTGGAGGAGGTGATGGGAACGGACAAGCAGATTATGCTTGCCACCCAGATCAACGCCAGTGACGACGATCCGGAACCCGATGCGATCTACAAGGTCGGCACGGTCGCGAATGTATTGCAGCTTCTCAAGCTTCCCGACGGCACCGTAAAGGTTCTGGTGGAGGGCCGCGCACGCGCCGAGATCGACGGCTACACCGACCGCGAGGACTTCTACGAGGCGATGGCGCACGTGCTGCCCGAGCCCGAAGAGGATCCGGTTGAAATCGAAGCGCTCTCGCGCTCAGTCGTTTCCGAATTCGAAAATTACGTAAAGCTAAACAAGAAGATTTCGCCGGAAGTCGTTGGCGCCGCGAGCCAGATCGAGGATTACTCGAAGCTGGCCGATACGGTTGCCTCGCACCTCTCCATCAAGATCGTGGAAAAGCAGGAGATGCTCGAGACGACCAGTGTCAAGCTGCGCCTTGAAAAGGCGCTCGGCTTCATGGAAGGCGAGATTTCGGTTCTGCAGGTCGAGAAACGCATCCGCTCGCGTGTAAAACGCCAGATGGAGAAGACCCAGCGCGAGTACTACCTGAACGAACAGATGAAGGCGATCCAGAAGGAGCTCGGCGACGGCGAGGATGGCCGCGACGAGATGGCCGAACTGGAAGAGAAGATCTCCAAGGTCAAGCTTTCGAAGGAGGCCCGCGAGAAGGCGGATGCGGAGCTGAAGAAGCTGCGGCAGATGAGCCCGATGTCGGCAGAGGCGACGGTCGTTCGCAACTACCTCGACTGGCTGACCGGCATCCCTTGGAACAAGAAGTCGAAGATCAAGGCCGACTTGAACAATGCGGAGAAGATCCTGGACGAGGATCATTTCGGTCTCGACAAGGTCAAGGAGCGCATCGTCGAGTATCTGGCTGTGCAAGCTCGCTCGACCAAGATCAAGGGCCCAATCCTGTGCCTCGTCGGTCCTCCGGGCGTCGGCAAGACCTCGCTTGCGAAGTCGATCGCCAAGGCCACGGGACGTGAATATGTCCGCATGGCGCTCGGCGGCGTGCGTGACGAGGCCGAGATCCGTGGTCACCGCCGCACCTACATCGGCTCGATGCCCGGCAAGGTCATCCAGTCGATGAAGAAGGCAAAGAGGTCCAACCCGCTCTTCCTGCTCGACGAGATCGACAAGATGGGCATGGATTTTCGCGGCGACCCGTCGTCGGCTCTGCTCGAGGTGCTCGACCCGGAACAGAACTCGACCTTCATGGATCATTACCTCGAGGTTGAATATGACCTGTCGAGCGTGATGTTCGTGACGACGGCGAACACGCTGAACATTCCAGCACCCCTGATGGACCGCATGGAAGTGATCCGCATCGCCGGCTACACCGAGGACGAAAAGCGGGAAATCGCCAAGCGGCACCTGCTGCCGAAGGCGATCCGCGATCACGCCTTGCAGGCCAAGGAGTTTTCGGTCACCGATGATGCGCTGATGGCGGTGATCCAGCAGTACACTCGCGAGGCTGGTGTCCGTAACTTCGAACGCGAGCTGATGAAGCTCGCCCGCAAGGCGGTCACCGAGATCATCAAGGGCAAGGCCACCAAGGTCGAGGTGACGGCGGAGAACATCGACGATTTCCTCGGCGTACCGCGCTTCCGCCACGGCGAAGCCGAGCGCGAGGATCAGGTCGGTGTTGTCACGGGTCTTGCCTGGACCGAGGTCGGCGGCGAACTGCTGACGATCGAAGGCGTGAGCCTGCCGGGCGGCAAGGGCCGCATGACGGTGACGGGCAACCTGAAGGACGTCATGAAGGAATCGATTTCGGCGGCGGCATCCTATGTCCGCTCGCGTGCCATCGATTTCGGCATCGAGCCGCCGCGCTTCGACAAGACCGATATTCACGTGCACGTGCCGGAAGGTGCGACGCCGAAGGACGGCCCGTCGGCCGGCATCGCAATGGCCACCGCCATCGTCTCCATCATGACCGGCATTCCGGTTTCGAAGGATATTGCGATGACGGGCGAAGTGACGCTTCGCGGCCGGGTACTGCCGATCGGCGGCCTGAAGGAGAAGCTGCTTGCGGCTCTGCGCGGCGGCATCAAGAAGGTGCTGATTCCGGAAGAGAACGCCAAGGATCTGGCGGAGATTCCTGATAACGTGAAGAACAACATGGAGATTGTTCCGGTCTCGCGCATGGGCGAGGTTATCGAACACGCGCTGGTCCGCAAGCCGGAGCCGATCGAATGGGATCCGTCGATGATTGAAACAAAGACCGTTGCAACCGTCGAATCGGTTGACGAAACCGGAGCCGCAATTGCCCATTGAGGGTAAACGAAAGCTCAAAATCGGCCCACTTTCGGGCTGAAACAAGGAAGACCGGCCGCAGCGCCGGTCTTTTTCGTTGAAAAAGGCTGTGAAAAGCCCGGAATTTCAACGTTTCTGCCTGAGACCCCGTTGCAGCGCCAAGGTCGATGCGTATTCTGCCCCCGACTTGTATATGAGTCGTTTCGAACCGTATGAAAGGGGTGGAAACATGAACAAGAACGAACTCGTCTCCGCAGTTGCTGAGAAGTCCGGCCTGTCGAAGACGGATGCCGCGTCGGCTGTCGACGCTGTATTCGAGACGATCCAGGGCGAACTCAAGAACGGCGGCGACGTTCGCCTCGTCGGTTTTGGCAATTTCTCTGTATCGCGCCGCGAAGCCTCGAAGGGCCGTAACCTTTCGACCGGCGCAGAGATCGACATTCCGGCCCGCAACGTGCCGAAGTTCTCTGCCGGCAAGGGCCTGAAGGACGCCGTTAACGGCTGATGAGTTTGCTTGGCGGCCGGGCACGAGGCCGGCCGCCCGGGTATCGAGGGTTCGGTGTTAGCCGAACCCTTTTGCATTTTCGGGGCCTTGCAGGCTCCTGCGGTTTGCTCTACGGCTTTCCCGTTCTCAGGGCGGGGTGAAAGTCCCCACCGGCGGTAAGGGGATTGCCCAAGCCCGCGAGCGCCTTGCCGGTCCGCCGGAGAGGGTCAGCAGATCCGGTGCAACTCCGGAGCCGACGGTTAAAGTCCGGATGAAAGAGAATGAAAGCACCCGCGGGGCAGGGAAACCTGTCGCGTGTCTTGCGTTCATGCGTCCTGATTTGTGTTGGTCCTTGCGTTGCGGATGCATGACATGAATCAGACTATCCTCGGCATTTCATATTCCCGAGCCGTGGCCGGAGCCGCCTTCATGGTGCTTGCCGGCATCGCGTTTGCGATCCTCAACGTCGTCACGCAGTGGCTGACGATGAAGCTCGGCTTTCCCTCATCATCCGCAGCCTTCTGGCAATATGCCTTCGCGCTCGCTTTTTCGTTGCCTTTCCTGTGTCGGGTCGGCCTTTCGGCAATGCGTACCGCTCATCCCTGGCAGCATGTCTTTCGGGTGGCGTTCGCCGCCTTCGGTGTCGGTGCCTGGGTCGCCGGGCTTGCCTCCGTGCCGATCTGGCAGGCGATCGCGTTGGTGATGACGTCGCCGTTCTTCATCATTCTCGGCGCGCGACTTTTTCTCGGTGAGCGGGTCGGTCCCGGCAGATGGGCCGCGACGGCTGTCGGTTTCACAGGGGCGATGATCATTCTCCAGCCCTGGTCTGATGGATTCACCTGGGCTGCGCTGCTGCCGGTACTTTCCGCGCTGTTGTGGGG encodes:
- the hupB gene encoding DNA-binding protein HupB, with amino-acid sequence MNKNELVSAVAEKSGLSKTDAASAVDAVFETIQGELKNGGDVRLVGFGNFSVSRREASKGRNLSTGAEIDIPARNVPKFSAGKGLKDAVNG
- a CDS encoding DMT family transporter; its protein translation is MNQTILGISYSRAVAGAAFMVLAGIAFAILNVVTQWLTMKLGFPSSSAAFWQYAFALAFSLPFLCRVGLSAMRTAHPWQHVFRVAFAAFGVGAWVAGLASVPIWQAIALVMTSPFFIILGARLFLGERVGPGRWAATAVGFTGAMIILQPWSDGFTWAALLPVLSALLWGASSLITKNLTGTERPETITIWLLVLLTPINGALALAAGFAVPSGMALGLFLLAGLLTALAQYLLTLAYTVADAAYVQPFDDLKLPLNVFAGWLVFGYAPTGYLWLGALLILGASLFIMRSEMQREGMSAGASA
- the lon gene encoding endopeptidase La, with the protein product MTKKTSGAHESLAFPVLPLRDIVVFPHMIVPLFVGREKSIRALEEVMGTDKQIMLATQINASDDDPEPDAIYKVGTVANVLQLLKLPDGTVKVLVEGRARAEIDGYTDREDFYEAMAHVLPEPEEDPVEIEALSRSVVSEFENYVKLNKKISPEVVGAASQIEDYSKLADTVASHLSIKIVEKQEMLETTSVKLRLEKALGFMEGEISVLQVEKRIRSRVKRQMEKTQREYYLNEQMKAIQKELGDGEDGRDEMAELEEKISKVKLSKEAREKADAELKKLRQMSPMSAEATVVRNYLDWLTGIPWNKKSKIKADLNNAEKILDEDHFGLDKVKERIVEYLAVQARSTKIKGPILCLVGPPGVGKTSLAKSIAKATGREYVRMALGGVRDEAEIRGHRRTYIGSMPGKVIQSMKKAKRSNPLFLLDEIDKMGMDFRGDPSSALLEVLDPEQNSTFMDHYLEVEYDLSSVMFVTTANTLNIPAPLMDRMEVIRIAGYTEDEKREIAKRHLLPKAIRDHALQAKEFSVTDDALMAVIQQYTREAGVRNFERELMKLARKAVTEIIKGKATKVEVTAENIDDFLGVPRFRHGEAEREDQVGVVTGLAWTEVGGELLTIEGVSLPGGKGRMTVTGNLKDVMKESISAAASYVRSRAIDFGIEPPRFDKTDIHVHVPEGATPKDGPSAGIAMATAIVSIMTGIPVSKDIAMTGEVTLRGRVLPIGGLKEKLLAALRGGIKKVLIPEENAKDLAEIPDNVKNNMEIVPVSRMGEVIEHALVRKPEPIEWDPSMIETKTVATVESVDETGAAIAH